The following proteins are co-located in the Bacillus pumilus genome:
- a CDS encoding ATP-binding cassette domain-containing protein, translating to MIEVRNVSKKLNGREVLSDVSFKIGEGEIFGLLGRNGSGKTTLLRLIQQILLPDEGEIYFKDVLVKEHPLVKQNIVYMPVVNPYFDRYNYGQLVQLLKQIYPKFDVTYANELVNRYEIPEKVKYRELSTGLKKQLSLILSFAIKPAVILLDEPTDGIDAVTRNDVLQLMIDEVAERQTTILITSHRLEDIERMCNRIGFLEGNQLTSVMDLDELKNDYVKIQMAFEEDMNLSIRKKGVSILDQAGVFYTALVLKTDVEAKEYLKSLQPKVWHELPVNLEEVFIAKFGGKRRW from the coding sequence TTGATTGAGGTCAGAAATGTATCGAAGAAATTAAATGGCCGCGAAGTACTCAGTGATGTTTCCTTCAAGATAGGCGAAGGAGAGATCTTCGGTCTGCTTGGCCGGAATGGCTCAGGAAAAACAACACTTCTCAGATTGATTCAGCAAATTCTTCTTCCGGATGAAGGAGAGATTTATTTTAAAGACGTACTGGTGAAAGAACATCCCTTAGTCAAGCAAAATATTGTATATATGCCGGTCGTGAACCCTTACTTTGACAGGTACAATTACGGACAGCTAGTACAGCTGTTAAAGCAAATTTATCCGAAGTTTGACGTGACATATGCCAATGAGCTGGTGAACCGTTATGAGATTCCGGAAAAAGTGAAATATCGTGAATTGTCGACAGGTTTAAAGAAACAGCTGTCATTAATTTTAAGCTTTGCCATCAAACCAGCGGTCATTTTGTTAGATGAGCCGACAGATGGGATTGATGCGGTCACTAGAAACGACGTTCTTCAGCTGATGATTGATGAGGTGGCAGAACGACAAACGACGATTTTAATTACCTCTCACCGCTTAGAGGATATTGAGCGTATGTGTAATCGAATTGGATTTTTAGAAGGCAATCAACTCACAAGTGTCATGGATTTAGATGAATTAAAGAATGACTATGTCAAAATCCAAATGGCATTTGAAGAAGATATGAATTTAAGTATTAGAAAAAAAGGCGTCTCCATTTTAGATCAAGCAGGTGTTTTCTATACAGCGCTTGTGCTCAAAACAGATGTAGAGGCAAAAGAGTATTTGAAATCATTACAGCCAAAAGTATGGCATGAATTGCCTGTGAATTTAGAAGAAGTATTCATTGCGAAGTTTGGAGGGAAACGCAGATGGTAA
- a CDS encoding ABC transporter permease subunit, with translation MVKRQLLFKEWKQSELTFILVMLVAVFATPLSFLMGYSSFHTCLNDPTCTTVDNYFYYDFGSDIFITLSWTMGLFFAIIQLGYERNKGQMDFTLSLPFSRSTIYHTKFFLGAGIIAFIHIFSYVLTYFLILGIQPKETFGFNSGYFIALVSSLMIYSLCFAAGTLTGSAISQAIVTFSTTILPYLLIALPMYHLDFILKTNRNWVDESFDHFIMPISPITYITDRFQYRDPSDYPIWFTSEEFIVPIVMMIVFYLIGLFSFMKHPIERNGRFFLYSKMDRPIQIMVIVFGVLGFGWVGFSSDNSMFGYIAGMLIGGAVGALTSYFLIYRKR, from the coding sequence ATGGTAAAGCGGCAATTATTATTTAAGGAATGGAAGCAATCAGAGCTGACATTTATTTTAGTGATGCTTGTTGCAGTGTTTGCGACGCCCTTATCCTTTTTAATGGGATACTCATCCTTTCATACTTGTTTAAATGATCCGACGTGTACAACAGTAGATAATTATTTTTACTATGATTTTGGTTCAGACATTTTTATAACCCTTTCCTGGACGATGGGTTTGTTTTTTGCGATTATTCAGCTGGGATATGAAAGAAATAAAGGACAAATGGATTTCACTTTATCCTTGCCGTTTAGCAGAAGTACCATCTATCATACAAAGTTTTTTCTGGGTGCCGGGATTATCGCGTTCATTCATATATTCTCATATGTCTTAACTTACTTTCTCATATTAGGCATCCAACCAAAGGAGACATTCGGGTTTAATAGCGGGTATTTCATTGCACTTGTTTCGTCCTTGATGATTTATAGTTTGTGTTTCGCAGCAGGTACTTTAACAGGAAGCGCGATTAGTCAAGCAATTGTCACGTTCAGTACAACTATTTTACCCTATTTATTAATTGCGCTTCCGATGTATCATTTAGACTTTATTTTGAAAACAAATAGAAATTGGGTTGATGAAAGCTTTGACCACTTTATTATGCCAATCTCTCCAATTACTTATATAACTGACCGTTTTCAATATCGAGATCCAAGTGATTATCCAATTTGGTTCACTAGTGAAGAATTCATCGTGCCAATTGTTATGATGATTGTATTTTATCTCATTGGTCTGTTTAGTTTTATGAAACACCCAATTGAACGAAATGGCCGCTTCTTTCTTTACTCAAAAATGGATAGACCGATTCAAATTATGGTGATTGTCTTTGGTGTTCTAGGGTTTGGCTGGGTTGGATTTTCGTCAGATAATTCAATGTTTGGTTATATCGCTGGCATGTTAATCGGTGGAGCTGTAGGCGCACTGACAAGTTATTTCTTGATATATCGAAAAAGATAA
- a CDS encoding DUF4257 domain-containing protein: MKMLQQVIIACAIGGVMGILGHVKKKGRLEKPRMTKKFIYLGFIEDWLVGMIAATLLVLSSNPDSSLHLVILSIISGYGGEAVLRSFDFVREQRSQDADSNRHNRSPHE, encoded by the coding sequence ATGAAAATGCTGCAACAAGTCATTATTGCTTGCGCCATTGGAGGGGTCATGGGGATTCTCGGTCACGTAAAGAAAAAAGGCAGGCTAGAGAAGCCCAGAATGACAAAAAAGTTTATTTACCTAGGGTTTATTGAAGATTGGCTCGTTGGGATGATTGCCGCTACACTGCTTGTCTTATCCTCAAATCCCGATTCTAGTCTGCACTTGGTCATCTTATCAATTATTTCAGGTTACGGAGGAGAAGCAGTTCTGCGAAGCTTCGATTTTGTGAGAGAACAGCGTTCACAGGATGCAGACTCCAACCGTCATAACCGATCTCCACACGAATAA
- a CDS encoding ABC transporter permease yields the protein MKFRDQVKFIRRNMKKNRLRVFMTILATTMACSFLIVLASVGFGLQKSAQDEIMKQQIITEIKVLGKEKGDVKVDDLKKYDHVKSVVSRTSLNPLLNVELDDRSSETQVALTDMKEEKEAGLELDRGKVPTSANEIVVGYHMAEQLWTEKERKDYEKEVNQTSNGEESPKEPKGYTKDIVNKVIQIKVPKLNEENEVVKEKTFDFRVVGVMKKPNLEWQQDHRILIPNAYEKEFGQMLDMSPEAGNVDKMTSVYADKFDNVGALTNKLTDEGYQVISVTNQLEGMDMFFTVFKIGLIFVGCIAVIISAIGIFNTMTMAVTERTQEIGIMKAIGANPSIIKRMFLMESAYIGVIGSIIGIIISYIISFAVNLIIPSILSSMSEGGSSDQFSITFSYIPLSLVITATVISAGVAIISGLNPARKATKTNVLTALRREI from the coding sequence TTGAAATTTAGAGATCAGGTCAAATTCATTAGAAGAAACATGAAGAAAAATAGATTGCGTGTGTTTATGACCATTCTTGCGACCACAATGGCATGCTCTTTCTTAATCGTTCTAGCGTCTGTCGGTTTTGGTCTGCAAAAATCGGCTCAAGATGAAATCATGAAGCAGCAAATAATCACAGAAATTAAAGTGTTAGGTAAAGAAAAAGGAGACGTCAAGGTTGATGATTTAAAGAAATATGATCATGTGAAATCTGTTGTCTCAAGAACGTCTCTCAATCCATTGTTAAATGTTGAGCTCGATGACCGCTCAAGTGAAACGCAGGTTGCTCTGACGGATATGAAGGAAGAAAAAGAAGCAGGGCTTGAGCTAGACAGAGGAAAAGTCCCAACATCAGCGAACGAAATTGTGGTCGGGTATCATATGGCAGAACAACTGTGGACGGAAAAAGAACGCAAAGACTATGAAAAAGAAGTAAATCAGACGTCAAATGGTGAAGAATCACCGAAAGAGCCAAAGGGCTATACGAAGGATATTGTAAATAAAGTCATTCAAATCAAGGTGCCAAAACTAAATGAAGAAAATGAAGTCGTCAAAGAAAAAACATTTGATTTCCGTGTAGTAGGCGTAATGAAAAAGCCGAATTTGGAGTGGCAGCAGGATCATAGAATTCTCATTCCGAATGCTTATGAAAAAGAATTTGGTCAAATGCTGGATATGTCTCCTGAAGCCGGCAATGTCGACAAAATGACCTCTGTCTATGCAGACAAATTCGACAATGTCGGTGCGCTCACGAATAAGCTGACAGATGAGGGCTACCAAGTCATCTCTGTGACGAACCAGCTCGAAGGAATGGATATGTTCTTTACGGTCTTCAAAATTGGACTCATTTTTGTCGGATGTATTGCGGTCATTATTTCTGCAATTGGTATTTTCAATACGATGACAATGGCGGTAACAGAGCGAACACAAGAGATTGGTATTATGAAAGCCATTGGCGCGAATCCATCCATTATCAAGCGAATGTTTCTCATGGAAAGTGCTTATATTGGGGTGATTGGATCGATCATCGGTATTATCATCTCGTATATCATTAGTTTTGCCGTCAATTTAATTATTCCATCCATTTTGTCTTCCATGTCTGAGGGAGGGTCAAGTGATCAATTCTCAATTACCTTCTCCTATATTCCGCTAAGTCTTGTGATCACAGCGACAGTGATTAGCGCAGGGGTAGCGATTATATCTGGACTCAACCCAGCACGTAAGGCAACGAAAACGAATGTATTAACCGCATTAAGAAGAGAAATTTAA
- a CDS encoding GntR family transcriptional regulator produces MIQIDPRSAAPIYEQIIEQLKILCLKGVMKPGDKLPSVRELATIIIANPNTVSKAYKELEREGIIETLRGRGTYVTEGAQLKLNEGKVLEMKEQLKQLIIEAHYAGIDIHQLKEWLEEIGSSLKGGKQVD; encoded by the coding sequence ATGATTCAAATAGATCCAAGAAGCGCTGCGCCAATATATGAACAAATCATTGAGCAGTTGAAAATTTTGTGCCTAAAAGGTGTGATGAAACCTGGCGACAAACTGCCTTCTGTAAGAGAGCTGGCCACCATCATCATCGCCAACCCAAACACCGTCAGCAAAGCGTATAAAGAGCTTGAGCGGGAAGGGATTATTGAAACACTAAGAGGCCGCGGTACGTATGTAACAGAAGGTGCCCAATTAAAGCTGAATGAAGGGAAGGTGCTCGAGATGAAGGAGCAATTAAAACAACTCATCATAGAAGCTCATTATGCCGGTATTGACATTCATCAACTAAAAGAATGGCTAGAAGAGATCGGCTCAAGTCTAAAAGGAGGAAAACAAGTTGATTGA
- the leuS gene encoding leucine--tRNA ligase, whose product MSFQHREIEKKWQDYWLTHKTFATSDSEGKPKFYALDMFPYPSGAGLHVGHPEGYTATDILSRMKRMQGYDVLHPMGWDAFGLPAEQYALDTGNDPAVFTEENINNFRRQIQSLGFSYDWDREINTTDPNYYKWTQWIFLKLYEKGLAYIDEVPVNWCPALGTVLANEEVIDGKSERGGHPVERRPMKQWMLRITAYADRLLEDLEDIDWPESIKDMQRNWIGRSEGAHVHFEVEGHNEQFTVFTTRPDTLFGATYAVLAPEHALVEKITSAAQKEAVEAYIKEIQSKSDLERTDLAKTKTGIFTGAYAINPLNGEKMPIWIADYVLATYGTGAIMAVPAHDERDYEFAKTFELPIKEVVEGGDIQKEAYTGDGKHINSDFLNGLGKEEAIEKAIAWLEEHQKGEKKVTYRLRDWLFSRQRYWGEPIPIIHWEDGTSSAVSEEELPLILPKTTEIKPSGTGESPLANIKEWVEVIDPVTGKKGRRETNTMPQWAGSCWYFLRYIDPHNTEELASPEKLKKWLPVDVYIGGAEHAVLHLLYARFWHKFLYDIGVVPTKEPFMKLFNQGMILGENNEKMSKSKGNVVNPDDIVESHGADTLRLYEMFMGPLDASIAWSETGLDGARRFLDRVWRLFTNEDGSISDKVTEQSGGALERSYHETVMKVTDHYEGLRFNTGISQLMVFINDAYKADTLPKEYAEGFVKLLSPIAPHLAEELWNKLGHEGSISYEAWPQYDESKLVDDEVEIVVQLNGKVKAKLTVPADATREQLEELAKNDARVKEQLQGKTIRKVIAVPGKLVNIVAN is encoded by the coding sequence TTGAGTTTTCAGCATCGGGAAATTGAAAAGAAGTGGCAGGATTATTGGCTGACACATAAAACATTCGCCACATCTGACTCGGAAGGTAAACCAAAGTTTTATGCGCTTGATATGTTTCCATATCCATCAGGAGCAGGGCTTCATGTTGGGCATCCTGAGGGCTACACAGCAACGGATATTTTATCACGTATGAAACGTATGCAGGGATATGATGTTCTTCATCCAATGGGATGGGATGCCTTTGGTCTTCCAGCGGAGCAGTATGCACTGGATACAGGAAATGATCCGGCGGTCTTTACAGAAGAGAACATCAATAACTTCCGCCGCCAAATTCAATCTTTAGGATTTTCGTATGACTGGGATCGAGAAATCAACACGACAGATCCTAATTATTACAAATGGACACAATGGATTTTCTTGAAATTGTATGAAAAAGGATTGGCGTATATCGATGAAGTACCAGTGAACTGGTGCCCAGCGCTCGGCACGGTCCTTGCAAACGAAGAAGTCATTGATGGAAAAAGTGAACGCGGAGGGCATCCTGTTGAAAGACGTCCAATGAAGCAATGGATGCTGAGAATTACGGCATATGCGGACAGGCTGTTAGAAGATTTAGAAGACATTGATTGGCCTGAAAGCATCAAAGATATGCAGCGTAATTGGATCGGACGTTCTGAAGGTGCGCATGTTCACTTTGAAGTAGAAGGACATAACGAACAGTTTACCGTTTTTACAACGCGTCCTGATACACTATTTGGTGCAACGTATGCGGTGCTTGCTCCAGAACATGCACTTGTTGAGAAAATTACATCTGCCGCTCAAAAAGAAGCAGTTGAAGCATATATCAAAGAAATCCAATCTAAGAGTGATTTAGAGCGGACAGATCTTGCGAAAACGAAGACGGGCATTTTTACAGGTGCGTATGCCATCAATCCATTAAATGGGGAAAAGATGCCGATCTGGATTGCGGATTACGTGTTAGCTACATATGGCACGGGAGCGATTATGGCAGTACCTGCACACGATGAACGTGACTATGAATTCGCTAAAACCTTTGAACTTCCAATCAAAGAGGTTGTAGAAGGCGGAGACATTCAAAAAGAAGCTTACACAGGTGATGGAAAACACATTAACTCTGACTTCTTAAATGGCTTAGGGAAAGAAGAAGCGATTGAAAAAGCCATTGCATGGCTTGAAGAACATCAAAAAGGTGAAAAGAAAGTCACGTATCGTTTAAGAGACTGGCTATTCAGCCGTCAGCGTTACTGGGGTGAGCCAATTCCAATCATTCATTGGGAGGACGGAACATCTTCAGCTGTTTCAGAGGAAGAGCTTCCACTGATCTTGCCTAAGACGACTGAAATTAAGCCAAGTGGAACAGGTGAATCACCTTTAGCCAATATAAAAGAGTGGGTTGAGGTTATAGATCCTGTTACAGGTAAAAAAGGACGTCGTGAAACCAATACAATGCCGCAATGGGCAGGCAGCTGCTGGTACTTCTTACGTTATATTGATCCACATAACACGGAAGAGCTTGCATCTCCTGAAAAGCTAAAGAAATGGCTTCCGGTTGATGTGTATATTGGCGGCGCAGAACATGCCGTACTGCATCTTTTATATGCGCGCTTCTGGCATAAATTCTTATATGATATCGGTGTTGTCCCAACAAAAGAGCCTTTCATGAAATTGTTCAACCAAGGAATGATTCTTGGCGAGAATAATGAAAAAATGAGTAAATCAAAAGGGAACGTAGTCAACCCAGATGACATCGTAGAATCTCATGGCGCGGATACATTAAGACTTTATGAAATGTTCATGGGACCTTTAGATGCGTCAATCGCTTGGTCTGAAACAGGACTTGATGGCGCTCGCCGTTTCCTTGACCGTGTATGGCGTCTATTCACAAATGAAGATGGCTCAATCAGTGACAAAGTGACGGAGCAATCCGGCGGCGCATTAGAACGCAGCTATCATGAAACAGTGATGAAGGTGACAGATCATTATGAAGGCTTACGTTTCAATACAGGAATTTCACAATTAATGGTGTTTATCAATGATGCCTACAAGGCTGATACACTGCCTAAAGAATATGCAGAAGGCTTTGTGAAACTTCTTTCTCCAATTGCACCGCATTTAGCTGAAGAGCTTTGGAATAAACTTGGTCATGAAGGGTCGATTTCTTATGAAGCATGGCCGCAATATGACGAGTCAAAGCTTGTCGACGATGAAGTGGAAATTGTCGTACAGCTAAATGGTAAAGTGAAAGCAAAATTAACCGTTCCTGCTGACGCAACAAGGGAACAGTTAGAAGAACTTGCAAAAAATGATGCACGAGTAAAAGAACAGCTTCAAGGAAAAACCATTCGTAAAGTGATTGCGGTCCCTGGTAAGCTTGTCAATATTGTTGCGAACTAA
- a CDS encoding ABC transporter ATP-binding protein, which produces MIQIQALDHMFKIGKKGRENEIPVLKGIDLSIKRGDIACIVGRSGSGKSTLLNLISGYITPTSGQIVIDGTNVTGFNEKEWADFRLDHFGFIFQSFQLIGSLTTFENVELPLTLKGVKPSERKVKVKEMLKRVGLEHHAGHYPNELSGGQQQRVSIARALILNPSIILADEPTGSLDSETEGEILAFIQQLNREKGITFVIITHDDEVASIADTTFQLHDGVLKKGEQSIEI; this is translated from the coding sequence ATGATTCAGATTCAAGCGTTAGATCATATGTTTAAAATTGGTAAGAAGGGCAGAGAAAACGAAATTCCTGTGCTCAAAGGCATTGACCTATCCATCAAAAGAGGCGACATTGCTTGTATCGTCGGACGAAGTGGCTCGGGGAAATCTACCTTATTAAATTTAATTTCAGGATATATTACGCCAACGAGCGGACAAATTGTCATCGATGGAACCAATGTGACTGGCTTTAATGAAAAAGAATGGGCGGACTTTCGTTTAGATCATTTTGGCTTTATCTTTCAAAGCTTTCAATTGATCGGGAGCTTAACAACGTTTGAGAATGTTGAACTTCCGCTCACTTTAAAAGGTGTGAAGCCTTCTGAACGTAAGGTGAAAGTAAAAGAAATGCTCAAACGAGTAGGCCTTGAGCATCATGCAGGGCATTATCCAAATGAGCTGTCAGGTGGACAGCAGCAGCGTGTGAGTATTGCAAGAGCTTTGATTTTAAATCCATCTATTATTTTAGCCGATGAACCAACAGGCAGTTTGGATTCAGAAACCGAAGGAGAAATTCTAGCCTTTATCCAACAGCTCAATCGTGAAAAAGGAATTACATTTGTCATCATTACACATGACGATGAAGTCGCTTCAATCGCAGACACAACGTTCCAGCTTCATGATGGTGTATTAAAGAAAGGGGAACAGTCCATTGAAATTTAG
- a CDS encoding YtzC family protein, which yields MATRKSIDEFMQKSTETLEFASEQFDLSSRQEHYNEDEFSKAQLMLEEAVNELEKLKDVANEQQRERLDRARVQIQSLQNQMILGISYDNE from the coding sequence ATGGCAACAAGAAAGTCGATCGATGAATTTATGCAAAAAAGTACTGAAACCCTTGAGTTTGCAAGTGAACAATTTGATTTAAGCTCACGCCAAGAGCATTATAATGAGGACGAATTTTCAAAAGCGCAGCTTATGCTTGAGGAAGCGGTAAATGAATTAGAAAAATTAAAAGATGTAGCCAATGAACAACAAAGAGAGCGATTAGACAGGGCGCGTGTTCAAATTCAAAGTTTGCAAAATCAAATGATTTTAGGTATTTCATACGATAACGAATGA
- a CDS encoding sunset domain-containing protein, translating into MIFLLIIGLLCFCFAIGYAANFFLFKHQNQRIFSKGLFYPFLIIGLVFSIMSLPFVAVDAPKAQTDSTSEQLLKDQKQLASENSRLKEDKEALTSSLEDATKEKEKLSKKLENITSEKETVKQQEKTIQELEEKIDKLTSSNETLKKENKKKNNETQSSTVQRSAPKDEGTNTGGHESQKETKKESAACNIKGSVNGIYHTPSSRYYSRTKNVTELFCSVEEAERAGYRAPKQ; encoded by the coding sequence ATGATCTTTTTACTCATCATAGGTCTTTTATGCTTTTGTTTCGCCATAGGATATGCCGCTAATTTCTTCTTATTCAAACACCAGAACCAAAGGATTTTTTCAAAGGGACTCTTTTATCCTTTTTTGATCATTGGTCTCGTTTTCTCCATCATGTCGTTACCGTTTGTGGCCGTAGATGCTCCTAAGGCACAAACAGATTCAACTTCCGAACAGCTGTTAAAGGATCAAAAACAATTAGCATCTGAAAATTCTCGCCTGAAGGAAGACAAAGAGGCGCTTACATCCTCATTAGAAGACGCGACAAAAGAAAAAGAAAAACTGTCAAAAAAGCTAGAAAACATCACCTCAGAAAAAGAAACAGTCAAACAGCAAGAGAAGACCATTCAAGAGCTTGAAGAGAAAATAGACAAGCTGACCTCTAGCAACGAAACACTCAAAAAAGAAAACAAGAAAAAAAATAATGAAACTCAATCCTCAACCGTCCAGCGCTCCGCTCCTAAGGATGAGGGAACGAATACGGGCGGGCATGAGTCACAAAAGGAAACAAAAAAAGAATCGGCCGCCTGTAACATCAAAGGGAGTGTGAATGGCATTTATCATACACCGAGCAGCAGATACTACTCACGAACAAAAAATGTAACCGAACTGTTCTGCTCCGTAGAAGAGGCAGAGCGAGCAGGGTACAGGGCACCTAAGCAATAG
- a CDS encoding PAS domain-containing protein, with protein sequence MVSTNSFGLQKQQELIKKALDHARIGVIITDPSLEDNPIVYVNHGFTQMTGYKPDEILGRNCRFLQGKDTDQEQLDLIRHGIQNKTPITTQLKNYKKDGTFFWNELNIDPLYIEQDDKTFFIGFQKDITKQKEYEQLLEDSLQEVTSLSTPIVPIKNGVSALPLIGKLSEERFDAIVAKLTCILDDSKDDYLIVDLSGLIDLDDSVAGRIFKLHHLLSLTGTELIITGIKPQLAMKMKDLDTDFQHTITYLTVKEAIKGLQLAENPV encoded by the coding sequence ATGGTCAGCACGAACAGCTTCGGCTTGCAAAAACAGCAGGAACTCATAAAAAAAGCGCTAGATCATGCGCGAATTGGTGTTATCATTACAGACCCTTCTTTAGAGGATAACCCTATCGTTTATGTGAATCATGGCTTTACACAAATGACTGGATACAAACCAGATGAGATTCTTGGGCGTAATTGTCGATTCCTCCAAGGAAAAGACACAGATCAAGAACAGCTTGATTTAATACGTCATGGAATACAGAATAAAACACCTATTACCACACAGCTAAAAAATTATAAAAAAGACGGCACTTTTTTTTGGAATGAACTCAATATAGATCCTCTATACATTGAACAAGATGACAAAACATTTTTCATTGGCTTTCAAAAGGATATTACGAAACAGAAAGAATATGAACAGCTCCTAGAAGATTCCTTACAGGAAGTCACCTCTCTTTCGACGCCAATCGTCCCAATCAAAAATGGTGTATCTGCTCTACCACTCATTGGAAAACTATCTGAAGAACGCTTTGATGCCATTGTTGCGAAGTTAACTTGTATATTAGATGATTCAAAGGATGATTATTTAATTGTCGATCTTTCTGGCTTAATCGATCTCGATGATTCCGTTGCAGGACGCATTTTCAAGCTGCATCATCTTCTCAGTTTAACTGGAACCGAACTGATCATCACAGGGATCAAACCACAGCTTGCGATGAAAATGAAAGACTTGGATACAGATTTCCAACATACCATCACATATTTGACGGTAAAAGAAGCTATTAAAGGATTGCAATTAGCTGAAAACCCTGTGTAA
- a CDS encoding dienelactone hydrolase family protein, giving the protein MEKESKREQLLSLLGEMPERHRVEAYTLKIEERESYLVETLILSIHGVEEVPAYFVKPKDTVKKRPVVLFQHSHGGNYMDGKDELLKGAHYLQAPSYAKEFTSKGYSVLAIDHAGFGERRGRTESEIFKEMLLTGKVMWGMMLYESMCAIDYLLSRSDVLPERLAVFGMSMGGLLSWWTAALDERVSVCIDLCAQVDHHTLIETNNLDRHGFYYYVPSLAKHFTAADIQEMIFPRPHLSLVGKLDQLTPAEGVGRIQKVLSQTYQTASLKERYQLVGLHAGHFETAAMRHEATRFLKKWL; this is encoded by the coding sequence ATGGAAAAGGAAAGCAAACGTGAACAACTGCTCAGTCTGTTAGGAGAGATGCCAGAACGCCATCGCGTGGAGGCTTATACGTTAAAAATTGAAGAACGTGAATCTTACTTAGTCGAAACACTCATTCTCTCTATTCATGGCGTAGAGGAAGTGCCCGCTTATTTTGTGAAGCCGAAGGATACAGTGAAAAAAAGACCGGTTGTGTTGTTCCAACATTCTCATGGCGGGAATTACATGGATGGGAAGGACGAGTTGTTAAAGGGTGCTCATTATTTGCAAGCACCTTCATACGCAAAAGAGTTCACGTCAAAAGGATATAGTGTGCTGGCAATTGACCATGCAGGCTTTGGTGAAAGAAGGGGTAGAACGGAAAGTGAAATTTTCAAGGAAATGCTTTTAACTGGAAAAGTGATGTGGGGCATGATGCTGTATGAAAGCATGTGTGCAATCGATTATTTGCTGTCTCGGTCCGATGTGCTGCCAGAGCGGTTAGCCGTTTTTGGGATGTCAATGGGTGGTCTTCTTTCATGGTGGACGGCTGCGCTTGATGAGCGGGTCAGTGTGTGTATCGATCTTTGCGCACAGGTAGATCATCACACATTGATTGAAACGAACAATTTAGACCGGCACGGCTTTTACTACTATGTACCGAGCTTAGCCAAGCATTTTACAGCAGCGGATATCCAGGAAATGATTTTTCCAAGACCTCATTTAAGCTTGGTTGGAAAACTCGATCAGCTCACGCCTGCTGAAGGCGTTGGGCGAATTCAAAAGGTATTGAGTCAAACCTATCAAACTGCTTCATTGAAAGAACGGTATCAGCTTGTTGGTCTTCATGCAGGTCATTTTGAAACAGCGGCTATGCGTCACGAAGCAACACGATTTTTGAAAAAGTGGCTGTAA